CGCAGTATCCTCCGATCTTGCTAGAATGCTAACGCAATTGCCATTGAACGCATTCCGAAGTACGTCAAAGAACAGTCCCCACCCAGCATCTTTCCCGAGCTGATATTTGATCGTCTCTAGAGCCTCTTCACCAAAATTGCTTTGATAAAACTCACCATTAGTGGTCGCCACGAAAAGCGCAAGCTGCCGAGCCGAGTTATCCATCTTGGCCATAGTAGAGGACCCATCAGATGTAACGGCAAACATGGTCGGGCACTTTCGGAGCGCTTCCAACATCGCCAACAGGGTACAATCCGCTCTCCTGGTTTCCCTAACTCCCTCCGTTTCTATCCCGCCAACCCCTCGCCTCTGGCTGAAGTTGCTGAAGGTGATGTCACACCTCCCGAGTTCCTAATAACCAACCGCCTCACCCCCGTATAGCGGCCTCGACTCTAACTTAGGTGgacgaaaaaagaagttgaaaAGTGAAATCATAAACAAGCAGTGGTAGAAGAGTAAAAACGCAAACATACCCAACGTGGAAAAGCAGCTTCCACATACCCCGACAGAAGTAGTGAACTTGTATGGCAACGAGAAGGATAAATATAAAGATACACAAAAATTAATGTGTACGATATTTACATATACATGTGTGCACAGAGGCGGAGAACACCCTAAATAAGGAAAGATTAGAGAATAAAAGTGTGCGGACGACCCCGCACCACACAACTAACTCAAGGTAGCACAACTGCGCCCTTTtaccctctccttctttcttcattgGTTAGGTTAAATGCATTACGTTATTTCCCAGCATAGGCATTCGAACAATAAatacagagaaaaaagaaaaaaattaaactaGACAACGGCATTCAAAGGCATGTTGGACTCACCCCTGCCGTGCAGTGCATCTCAGTTCGCATCACTCAGGGAAGCAGACAaacgtgtatatatatatatatatatatatactaaaATAACTTAGGGCATAACATGGAAACTTGGTCAAAAATTACACTTtcgaagggaaacaaaaagaaagaaggataaCCCCATTCATTCAAACGAAACAATGAGCCCCCACCAGCCACGCCGGCACGAAGTGGTGGCCACACCGATTCGAGGACACAACGTATGGACAGGTAAGCGCCACAAAAAAATGTCTGATTTCTGTCAACGGAGCGAAGTGACCAAACAATCAAACAGAAAATGTGGGTGGAATGGTGCGAAATCAGTTCCTCGGGTTTGAGAAATTGTGGGGACGCACACCATCTCAGTGCAAGATCCATCTTGCAAGGAGCACTCGAAAGTTCATGCAACACAGTAAAGTGAACGTggacacacaaacaacatCAATGTTTCCTCATAGCAGCAACGCGGATTCGGTAGTGCTGCGACGCAACAAACAAAGGTTAATGGGTACCTAATAGTCGGGGTACATAACTATTTTGAGCGAGCGAGCGGAGTCCCTTCCAAAGCTTCCTCGGTTTTAAAATTGCCTGCAACGCTCATAAAAACACATATCCTCAAGATACCCGGCATTCGTCCACATCTAACCACCATCACCCTCTCGATTGTGAAAAAGAGCGATCATGTAACCGACTGCTTACGCGCACCTGGTGTTGCAGACTCACATCCACACGTCTCCCCCCGGTATTTCAGAAGAAGTCAAAAACGGGAGAATAGGCCGCGCATTTCAGTGTGATCAAAAAGTTCAAAGCAACACTGCCATTACGTGCTTCCGTATTCTTACCCGATTTTATGCAGCTATAAAAAGATACGAGATACAACAACTTCCACCCTGGGACTCATATTTTACCCAATCGATGTATTTTTCACAATCATTTAGCATATAACAAACCCACTGCAGTATcaggcacaaaaacaaatatatgttgTCACTGTCCCCTCTCCCGTTTATTTCCGGGCGAACCCATTACCGCTGTCCCTGCCCACTGTGTGCATATTACTTTCTGCACCCTCACCAACACCTTTAGTTCGACCCCTCGCACAACCCGAAACGAAAGTTCACATAATCTATAAGGAGGGTAAAAGCATTCAACTGTATGATGGCAATTCTGTGacggaataaaaaaggggctCCTCAAAGGGGACAATCACATTCTCTAAGTAAGAGCCTCTGCTGTACTCCTCGTTGCTTTCGCAAACGAAATACTTCTAACATGTGCCTCACCCCTCCTGCGGCACTTGAGGAGACAGCTTTGGCTCATGCCATTCTCCCCTTTGCTGCTTCTGACACTGCCAAACACGAGCACGAAACCCGGAACCTGGCTTTTTGTCAACAGCAGAAAGAAATCACAGAAATCGGCTATTAGCAACAACATCTTAAGGGGTGCAAACATCACGGCTGTTGATACCGTTAAGGACGTCAAAGGAAGTGCTCAGATCCTCGTGTATTCACCATCGCAAAACCCCGAGAATAACTCCTGCTGTGCCTCAGTCAAAGGTTGAAGTGGATGGCGAGGACTTTCTGGATAACGATCGAAGTACCTAGTGTCACCATCGTTGTTTAGACGCACGTGAATGGGAGCGGCGACACCTCTCTGTAGGAGAACGTTCCAATTAACCCCACTGTAGAACTTGTGTCGCTTAACGTCCTGCACACCACGTTTTACTGACCCAAGGCGTTTCGTTGGTTCAATTGTTAAAAAACTCTTTATGAGGTCCTTCGCCCGCATCTCCACCCACTTTGGAAACTGAAGTTTCCCCTCTAAAATTTTTTCGTATGTTCTAAAAGGACTCTCGTCGAAAAAAGGAGGATAACCGACAAGCATCTCATAGAGAAGAATTCCGAGTGTCCACCAATCCACAGCCCGATCGTGACCTTTACTTTGGATTATCTCCGGCGCAAGATACTCTGGAGTCCCACATAGCGTGTACGTTCTGTCCCTAACGCGTTTCGCGAACCCAAAGTCCGTAATCTTAATGTTTCCCTGCTTGTCCAAAAGCACATTTTCTGGCTTCAAGTCACGGTATACGATGCCGCACTCATGAATATATTCAAACGCCAAAACCACTTCTGCGGAGTAGAACTTGGCTACATCATTAGGGAATTTTCCCGCCTTCCGGAGGTGGGAGAACAGCTCGCCACCCACCACATACTCGAGGAGGAGGTACAATCGGTCATCATCCATAAAACCTTTATACATTGTCACAATAAATGGATGGCTCAACTCCTGTAGAATACTCGACTCGGCCAGTATATGGTCTACCTGTTTCATACGCAAAATTTCCTGCTTTTTAAGAATCTTCAAAACAACGTATTGTCCAGAAGCCCTGTGTCTACATAGGCGGACGCGCCCAAAAGTACCGGTACCTATTGTCTCTCGGATCTCCAGGTCTTGCAGCTTCCAGCTGGACACGTCCTTCCTTGTCAGGCACCCATCCGACTTCATTTCCTATCCCTTAGACCCGTAATCGGGACCAAATATGCGCAGGAAGCTAGACTAAAGGTTTAATAATACCGCCACAGCGGATATTACTCTTTCCTCTCAACAACTTCCCGTTTCGATGAAGCTCGCTTCCCCGTGTCACACCTTTCAATACACGCTGTCCTGTTACCGTTTCTttggagaggagaaaaaaggaaaagaggaaactgCAGATACCCTCGTCGCCGAAAGCACAATGTTAAGAAGGAGAAGTACTTTATACGCTAAAAGATATTCTTCATGGGCATGCACGTGACAGACATTTATGAATGTCCTCCGAATGCATTTCTCTCACGGTTTCGAGGGAGAAATCGTCAAACACAGCataaaacaaatgaaaggtaTCTTTCATCCGAATAATTTGGCCAATCTTACGGCACCCGACTCTTGGACAGAATTCCATCCTTCCTCAATTTGACGCAAAGCGTCAGTATCCCCTTTTGCTCTGTCCTTCAACTGACTTAACAATTCCGGTTCAGAATGACGGCGACAATCCGCACCCGCCGTTTTCCAATCGCCACAAAGGACATAGTATTCCATTCTCCATTCTATTTGAGGAATTTTAGGTATGTACTGTTTGGCTTGCTGTCGCTGACAATTGGCAAAAAGTGCTCTCACAAATGCAAAACCACTAACAGGGGACCTACCTTTGCCTCTAATATCACTTATCTCATCGACAAGATTCCACTGCTTTGTTTCCACAGCTGCTTTTACCATACACCAGGTATTCATTTTGTCGGAAACTCCAAACTTGTTCTTAATACGATCGGCAACATCCTTGCAACCATGCTCGTGGCAAAGAGTAATTGTTTTTGTGACACTGGCATCCAAGAAACGACGATCCTTTAGTTTCTTTACcagatttttttgttcctccaTGAGATCCATGTGCAGCCGAAGCCATTTTTCGCTGTCAGAGGGTGGTCGGAATGAACCTGAAAGCAGCGAGTGGGAGTAAGTGTTCCCACTCAAACCGCCTTTCGAAGGTATATTTACAGTACCCATTGTGCATGACAACAGCGTAGAGCGCACAATATTAAGCTTGATTACTAGCAAGTCCTCACAACTTTgacccccctccccacgtTTACCGGTAGAAACCCTTACCTCCTCGAGGTACCGTAAAAGATCCAAGTAAGCGCAGTCATCTGGGTATGTCTTAAAGATTTCCATCACTTTACTATTCGTCACTCTCGCTGACTTGGCAAATACGAACAGCATTCTCCTTGATGTGACGAACTTCTTCAAGAGGGTCAACGCATCACTGCTTTCAGAGGAAATCAAATATTTTATGACCGTAAAAATTAATCCTGTATCACCCGACCTTATAGCTTGTCGAAGCCCCTCTTCCAGTTGATTGATTTGCAGCAAGTGAGATATTCTCTCCGATACTGATGTTTCAGCCTCGAGTACAGCAAGAGCCGCACTTACTTTCTGACTGCGATAAAGTTTAAGCGCAATTTCGCAATATGCAGACTGCTTACAGCACTTTAATTTGTCCACAACTCTGGAGACCAGGCGTCCCTCATCTGCCTGCGAGACGGAAGAGTTCGTTAACATCAGCATCGCCCACTCCATCATGACATCCTTGGCGCTGAAACCCAGTAACTCACACACATGATATGCAAGTTGGTGATAATTCAGCAGTGCGAGTCGCCTTACtaatttctcttttaattCTGACAACTGCGCTTGGGATAACAACGTCCCTGCTTTACTCTTGCACAACATATTAACCGCTCGGAGGTGCCGAATAACGTCAACGAAAACATCAGATTCGTACATTGCACAAAACGACTTACCGAAGGCTGCTACACGCATCAATCGTTTCTGCTGCGATACACTCAACTCGAATTTGGCAGCGGCGATGCAATCGTCCACTGCCTCGGAGAGCCCATGTTTGTCCCTTTGCAAATCACGGATTATTTTCACAGAGTTGGCGTTTCCACACATAAACTCATCATATGCCGATAACAACATGGCGGATTTAGCTCGCGATCCCACAGAAAAAATACGTCGTACGGGCTCGGGTACAACCTGGAGAAATTGATACGAGCGAGCTGAAAGAATCCGCACACCATCGCATTCAGGAACCAGGTGGGCATCGACCGGAATATCGTTGAGGTAATCTGATTTATCCGGATCATCGACACTGAGTAAACTGAGAGTCGTTGGAAAATTAAGCGCAGCATCGAACTGCTTATTCCGATGCAAGTACGATATGCACCTATCCCCACACCACATAAACTGAGATGGTATTACATCTGTGTTTATGTTCAAAAGACGTGTGATATCATCAAAAGAACGTGAAGCAACATATACTGTACCATCACGAACCATAAAAGCCACACTTCGGCCGTTGGGAGAAAGCGCCATATGAACAAAATTCCCACCTTCGATGTAAACACCCAGATCGTGGCACATATACTTTTCGTGAAATACGATATGATAAACGGTCGAAGCGTTTTCCGTTGTAACAAAAGGTACAAAAATCTCGGTATGCCCACTATCGCTAAATCGCGGCGGTACTGCTAACATTGAACAAGGTTTATTATCATGAAGCAGACGAGGTATTGAAATCGAGACCGCTTCGTACCCCTCAGTACTGCCGCTCTCAACCAGTACCAGTCGGAGTTCCTGAAGTCCTACAAGCAAGGCAACACCGGCTTCGGTGCTAGTACATAAAGATGGTACTGGAACCCTCAGAGACGACCCAATAGGTTCTCCtctaaaattaaaaaaacgcaGCGCCCCAGAATTAGAAACGACTATAAGATTATCTTTGGGATAATCCCAACATGCAAACATTAAGTTTGTCATATCatccatatatatttgcggAGATAAAGGATGTGGTGTCCCGTTGGCGTTGTAAAGTTTGATAACGCTTCCCCTACTCCCCGAAGAAGATACATTACGATGATACAAGGCCAGTAGTCCACCCGAACGACAATAAGCAATATCATACCTGAAAAAGTCAACGTCCAGTCCCCACAGTAAATCATCAAAGTCAACAAGTCGAACTACATTTTCTCGACCAAGAGCTATCCATGCGCCAACCCTTGCAGTTCTCACAAACCTTCTTGGACGTGACATAGGTTGGCTAATAAGTTAACAATATTAAAAATTGGGGGAAAatatttctttaaaaaattaattgaACATGCACACCAAATTCAGCTTTTCTTTCAATAACAAACGTGTGTGGAAACAGTACTAATGTACAACTCCATTTCATTACATACATTTATAGATACGCATACGTAGTCATAATGTGTAAAATACATCGCAAACATATAGACACGCACTCAAtggtaaataaagaaaaagcggtAAGTACGTTACTCCCATTCTAGaggaacaacacaaaaaagggtTAAAGAAAACTGCACATCTTCATGTACACACCTAGCGCGAGGAACTAATCTATATGATTCCTGAGGCTTCATCGTTACGTCCaaattgaaaacaacaagaataTCTGACCTAAACTCCGTTAACCATAAGAGGTCATCACCGCCAGGACACAAATAACAAGCACTACGTATTTCCAAGCCAACACCAACGGTTCGTTTGTGGTTTGGTATTTGTGATATTGCCACAACGAAATTTCTAACTGTTATAtcagttttatttttaatcaCGAACGACGGGCCCAATTCTGaccctttcctccaccagTCCTTAATTGTTTTAAGTTCCGGAGGGGAAAGTGGAACGAAGTCAAAGCAATCCAAGCACGTTGCGCCCAAGGTACATGGGAAAGGAGCAGAGGAAGACACAGTTACCTGTAACGATTCATTTCCTTTGAGTAACACCACTAAACCAACCTCACCACCCTTGGCCTTTTTAGTAGAAAGCAATTCATTTCTGGGACAAACATCACATCTTCGCATTCCCCCCAACCCGTCAGCCGAATATTTGAAAATATGCAACTGAGTCCATTCATCATGCATTTCATTATCTCTACTAGACGCTCGCACGACCAACACTACCTCTTTCTCCGAATTGCTGTTATTTGAGAGGAGAAACGAAGGATTACTAGCAAAAGTTGACACAGTATCCGATCCTCCCAGACAACAGCACGGATACTCAATCACATGTCTGTGAATATAGAGTGGATCACCGTGAGGCCAGAGAAGTAGGCCAATTCGTTCGAAATACGATATTGCATGCTCTAAGTGCATGCTATTGGATGGAAACTCTACTATACCATCTTTCACCAAATGTGGAGTAGCGCCGATATATTCAATTGGTTTATCATTCAAGGAAGAAAACCGTACCACACACGTATATCCTGAGTCAGCGTTAGGAGCCTCCACTGCCGTCAGAAGATAAGGTGTAAACGGAATAATACCAATTTCTTCCAAGCATCTAAAGGCTCTTTCAATCTCCGGATTCGCATGAAACGCAACTATTCTCTTTTTACGAACACAATCTTTCAAGAATCTGAATATATCAGCTACACTAACATGTTTCTTCAAATTCTTCATTTGAAGTTCAAAGCAGATACCACCGGTCAAGCACGAGAGGGCATAACCAAGACCAACTCCTGTAATATTTTTGTACCCGCCGTGAAGTTTTGCAAAAGCCTTCTCTACTAAACATCCCCAATAGTCACCACTGTTGCTTTCATGGTGAATACCCGCCGGACGATCACCGATCATCGGAATAAAGTCATCAATAACGACCTCTATTGGAGTATCaccggaaaaaaaacgaaatgcGAAGGCTCCTATGCAAGGAAGTTTCCAAATGCAAAGGTTCCTAAGCAAATAAGAAACCTGTTGGACCACACTAAGGGCAGCACGAAGGTTAGAAGTATCATTTATTACTGAGGCTACCAATGGTTTGTCACCAACACAGCATTCGTTTTGATCCCTTTGGTCTTCTACAAGAGAGCTCACCCTCACCCACTTTATATCACTATTTTTTAAGGCAGTATCAGGCGGGAAACTATTATCTGTAAATGGGGCACCAGATGTAGCTGCGTTGTTCATAATGTCCCTGCAAGACGCATCGCATACCTCCGTTGAGCAATGACATGCTC
The genomic region above belongs to Trypanosoma brucei brucei TREU927 chromosome 10, whole genome shotgun sequence and contains:
- a CDS encoding protein kinase A catalytic subunit; translation: MKSDGCLTRKDVSSWKLQDLEIRETIGTGTFGRVRLCRHRASGQYVVLKILKKQEILRMKQVDHILAESSILQELSHPFIVTMYKGFMDDDRLYLLLEYVVGGELFSHLRKAGKFPNDVAKFYSAEVVLAFEYIHECGIVYRDLKPENVLLDKQGNIKITDFGFAKRVRDRTYTLCGTPEYLAPEIIQSKGHDRAVDWWTLGILLYEMLVGYPPFFDESPFRTYEKILEGKLQFPKWVEMRAKDLIKSFLTIEPTKRLGSVKRGVQDVKRHKFYSGVNWNVLLQRGVAAPIHVRLNNDGDTRYFDRYPESPRHPLQPLTEAQQELFSGFCDGEYTRI
- a CDS encoding vacuolar protein sorting complex subunit, putative, with amino-acid sequence MSRPRRFVRTARVGAWIALGRENVVRLVDFDDLLWGLDVDFFRYDIAYCRSGGLLALYHRNVSSSGSRGSVIKLYNANGTPHPLSPQIYMDDMTNLMFACWDYPKDNLIVVSNSGALRFFNFRGEPIGSSLRVPVPSLCTSTEAGVALLVGLQELRLVLVESGSTEGYEAVSISIPRLLHDNKPCSMLAVPPRFSDSGHTEIFVPFVTTENASTVYHIVFHEKYMCHDLGVYIEGGNFVHMALSPNGRSVAFMVRDGTVYVASRSFDDITRLLNINTDVIPSQFMWCGDRCISYLHRNKQFDAALNFPTTLSLLSVDDPDKSDYLNDIPVDAHLVPECDGVRILSARSYQFLQVVPEPVRRIFSVGSRAKSAMLLSAYDEFMCGNANSVKIIRDLQRDKHGLSEAVDDCIAAAKFELSVSQQKRLMRVAAFGKSFCAMYESDVFVDVIRHLRAVNMLCKSKAGTLLSQAQLSELKEKLVRRLALLNYHQLAYHVCELLGFSAKDVMMEWAMLMLTNSSVSQADEGRLVSRVVDKLKCCKQSAYCEIALKLYRSQKVSAALAVLEAETSVSERISHLLQINQLEEGLRQAIRSGDTGLIFTVIKYLISSESSDALTLLKKFVTSRRMLFVFAKSARVTNSKVMEIFKTYPDDCAYLDLLRYLEEVRVSTGKRGEGGQSCEDLLVIKLNIVRSTLLSCTMGTVNIPSKGGLSGNTYSHSLLSGSFRPPSDSEKWLRLHMDLMEEQKNLVKKLKDRRFLDASVTKTITLCHEHGCKDVADRIKNKFGVSDKMNTWCMVKAAVETKQWNLVDEISDIRGKGRSPVSGFAFVRALFANCQRQQAKQYIPKIPQIEWRMEYYVLCGDWKTAGADCRRHSEPELLSQLKDRAKGDTDALRQIEEGWNSVQESGAVRLAKLFG
- a CDS encoding calpain-like cysteine peptidase, putative (curated by J. Mottram.); its protein translation is MQVPTDQLVRLFAVLRSSSVTRLVLCNVHLDNTSGAALKDLAVACAGLHVVDLSGTGLSSEVEYAIHLQTEINRMQWEVNQTRWRKAVVPETAKIWRWRMESWNEDCFMGACHCSTEVCDASCRDIMNNAATSGAPFTDNSFPPDTALKNSDIKWVRVSSLVEDQRDQNECCVGDKPLVASVINDTSNLRAALSVVQQVSYLLRNLCIWKLPCIGAFAFRFFSGDTPIEVVIDDFIPMIGDRPAGIHHESNSGDYWGCLVEKAFAKLHGGYKNITGVGLGYALSCLTGGICFELQMKNLKKHVSVADIFRFLKDCVRKKRIVAFHANPEIERAFRCLEEIGIIPFTPYLLTAVEAPNADSGYTCVVRFSSLNDKPIEYIGATPHLVKDGIVEFPSNSMHLEHAISYFERIGLLLWPHGDPLYIHRHVIEYPCCCLGGSDTVSTFASNPSFLLSNNSNSEKEVVLVVRASSRDNEMHDEWTQLHIFKYSADGLGGMRRCDVCPRNELLSTKKAKGGEVGLVVLLKGNESLQVTVSSSAPFPCTLGATCLDCFDFVPLSPPELKTIKDWWRKGSELGPSFVIKNKTDITVRNFVVAISQIPNHKRTVGVGLEIRSACYLCPGGDDLLWLTEFRSDILVVFNLDVTMKPQESYRLVPRARCVHEDVQFSLTLFCVVPLEWE